A region of Candidatus Poribacteria bacterium DNA encodes the following proteins:
- a CDS encoding HAD family hydrolase, producing MQNTFLDNTAIEIHREIQVGNICHVVFDFDGTISLIRDGWQNVMVPMMIEYLQTETHTTETQEQLEATVVEFVDRLTGKQTIYQMIQLSEEIEKRGGTPKDPLAYKDEYNRRLLPVVEERIAGLAAGTLSADPLRVPMSLEFLQSLREMGISCYLASGTDVEFVKNEASLLGVAEYFDGGIFGALREYQKFSKAMVIQKIITDFNLSGSELLIVGDGYVEIENAKEVGALAVGVASVEGNIYNMNADKRERLIRAGADIIISDFREGTQLINHLFNL from the coding sequence ATGCAAAACACTTTTTTGGATAACACCGCCATTGAGATCCATCGTGAAATCCAGGTCGGAAACATTTGTCACGTCGTCTTCGATTTTGACGGAACAATCTCCCTCATTCGAGACGGTTGGCAGAATGTGATGGTTCCAATGATGATTGAATATCTCCAGACCGAAACGCATACCACCGAGACGCAAGAACAGCTCGAAGCAACCGTCGTTGAATTTGTGGATAGACTGACCGGTAAACAGACCATTTATCAAATGATCCAGTTAAGCGAAGAAATCGAGAAACGTGGTGGGACACCAAAGGATCCACTCGCCTATAAAGACGAATATAACCGTCGATTGTTGCCTGTCGTTGAGGAACGGATTGCGGGACTCGCCGCGGGAACACTGTCAGCCGATCCGCTTCGCGTGCCGATGTCGCTCGAATTCCTCCAAAGCCTGCGTGAGATGGGGATCAGCTGCTATCTCGCCAGTGGAACAGATGTCGAATTCGTCAAAAATGAGGCATCACTTCTCGGTGTTGCGGAATACTTTGACGGTGGGATTTTCGGGGCATTGCGGGAATACCAGAAGTTTTCCAAAGCCATGGTCATCCAGAAAATCATCACGGATTTCAACCTCAGCGGAAGCGAATTATTAATCGTTGGGGACGGCTACGTAGAAATCGAAAACGCCAAAGAAGTCGGAGCACTCGCTGTTGGGGTTGCGTCTGTAGAGGGCAATATATACAATATGAACGCCGATAAACGGGAACGTCTTATTCGCGCCGGAGCCGACATCATCATCTCCGATTTTCGCGAAGGCACGCAGCTAATAAACCATCTGTTCAATCTGTAG
- a CDS encoding DUF58 domain-containing protein — MDEKDILKKIQRIEIFTNRLVNTVFAGEYESVFKGQGITFDEVREYQVGDEIRTIDWNVTARMGQAYIKKYVEERELVMMLVVDMSASTSFGSITETKAEIAAEIAALLAFSAIKNNDKVGLICFTDTVEHFVAPRKGKRHVLRVVRDILHFQPKQSGTNIETALAFADRVLKPHSVVFLISDFKDSGYEKQLRLSSKQHSLIAITLQDRREVELPNVGLIELEDAESGERVIVDTRSETARDRYTELNRRADAERRHVFRVNQVDSIHIRTDESYVKPLIQFFRQRAARRL, encoded by the coding sequence ATGGACGAAAAAGACATACTCAAAAAAATCCAACGCATTGAAATATTTACCAATCGGCTTGTTAACACTGTCTTTGCTGGAGAGTATGAAAGCGTCTTCAAAGGACAAGGGATTACCTTCGATGAGGTTCGCGAGTATCAGGTAGGCGATGAAATCCGCACAATCGATTGGAACGTCACGGCACGCATGGGCCAGGCTTACATCAAAAAGTACGTGGAAGAGCGTGAACTTGTCATGATGTTGGTTGTGGATATGAGTGCCTCGACCAGTTTCGGGAGTATCACAGAAACGAAGGCAGAAATTGCTGCCGAGATTGCAGCACTCCTCGCCTTTTCTGCGATAAAAAACAACGACAAAGTTGGACTTATCTGTTTTACGGACACCGTTGAGCATTTCGTCGCGCCCCGTAAGGGAAAAAGGCACGTCCTACGCGTCGTTCGGGATATTCTCCATTTTCAACCGAAGCAGTCCGGGACGAACATTGAAACGGCGTTAGCGTTCGCCGATCGGGTACTCAAGCCGCACAGCGTTGTGTTTCTCATCTCAGACTTCAAGGATTCGGGGTATGAAAAGCAGTTACGCCTGAGCAGTAAACAGCATTCGCTTATCGCTATTACCTTACAGGACAGGCGCGAGGTAGAATTGCCAAATGTTGGACTCATAGAACTGGAAGACGCGGAGAGCGGAGAGCGAGTCATTGTTGATACACGCTCCGAGACAGCCCGGGACCGCTATACGGAACTGAATCGGCGTGCCGATGCGGAACGCCGACACGTTTTTCGGGTAAATCAAGTGGATTCGATTCACATCAGAACGGACGAATCGTATGTGAAACCGCTTATCCAATTTTTCCGCCAACGTGCCGCCCGACGTCTTTAA